The following are from one region of the Ornithorhynchus anatinus isolate Pmale09 chromosome 20, mOrnAna1.pri.v4, whole genome shotgun sequence genome:
- the VSTM5 gene encoding V-set and transmembrane domain-containing protein 5 codes for MRRVGVRLGRGGGRGVLLGVLSLCLAAGRCLHSREVSLYIPHSTVNATVDENILLSVDYSCQRSPTIEWTYTSSWGMQKIVTWRPGAPPNISRSYQDRVCTYDNGSILLLSVGVRDTGYYVVTVTEDFGDTRLGTIVLNVNEILYEDLHFVAVFLALLTAMSAVLISLMWVCNKCAYKFRTTRKRRLKESTTEEIELQTIEC; via the exons ATGCGGCGCGTTGGTGtccggctgggccgggggggaggccggggcgtcCTCCTGGGGGTTTTGTCCCTCTGCCTGGCAGCCGGCCGctgtctgcaca GTCGGGAAGTGTCACTATACATTCCACACTCCACCGTCAACGCCACGGTGGATGAGAACATCTTACTGTCCGTCGACTACTCCTGCCAGCGATCCCCCACCATCGAGTGGACGTACACCTCCAGCTGGGGGATGCAGAAGATCGTGACGTGGAGGCCGGGCGCTCCCCCGAACATTTCCAGAAGCTACCAGGACAGGGTGTGCACCTACGACAACGGCTCGATCCTACTCCTCAGCGTGGGGGTGCGAGATACCGGCTACTACGTGGTCACCGTCACCGAGGACTTTGGCGACACCCGGTTGGGCACCATCGTACTGAACGTGAACG AGATCCTCTACGAAGATCTCCACTTCGTGGCCGTCTTCCTGGCGTTGCTCACCGCCATGTCCGCCGTTTTAATCAGCCTGATGTGGGTCTGTAATAAATGTGCGTATAAATTCCGGACGACGAGAAAACGCAGGCTAAAAG AAAGCACCACTGAGGAGATTGAACTGCAAACCATTGAGTGTTAG
- the MED17 gene encoding mediator of RNA polymerase II transcription subunit 17: MAGVPAVRISIESACEKQVQEVGLDGTETYLQPLSMSQNLARLAQRIDFSQGSGSEEDEAPAAPGPAGPDRDAHDWPDAADQDDDEGLVKFQPSLWPWDSVRNNLRGSLTEMCVLYDVLSIIRDKKFMTLDPVLQESLPPKQNPQTLQLISKKKSLAGAAQILLKGADRLTKSVAENQENKWQRDFNSELLRLRQHWKLRKVGDKILGDLSYRSAGSLFPHHGTFEVIKNTDIDLDKVIPEDYCPLDVQIPSDLEGSAYIKVSIQKKAPDIGDLGTVNLFRQPLPKPRSGSPYWQTKLEAAQNVLLCKEIFAQLSREAVQIKSPIPHIVVKNQIISQPFPGLQLSISLCHSSNDKKSQKSASDKQTPEDHLYVLEHNLHLLIREFHKQTLSSNMMPHPASAPFGHKRLRLSGPQAFDKNEINSLQSSEGLLEKIIKQAKHIFLRSRTARTIDSLASHIEDPQIQAHWSNINDVYESSVKVLITSQGYEQICKSIQLQLNIGIDQIRVVHRDGRVIMLSHQEQELQDFLLSQMSQHQVHAVQQLAKVMGWQVLSFSNHVGLGPVESIGNASAITVASPSGDYAISVRNGPESGSKVMVQFPRCQCKDLPKSDVLQDGKWNHLRGPFKEVQWNKMEGRNFVYKMELLMSALTPCS, translated from the exons ATGGCGGGGGTCCCGGCGGTGCGGATCAGCATCGAGTCGGCCTGCGAGAAGCAGGTGCAGGAGGTGGGCCTGGACGGCACCGAGACCTACCTGCAGCCGCTGTCCATGTCGCAGAACCTGGCCCGCCTGGCGCAGCGCATCGACTTCAGCCAGGGCTCCGGCTCCGAGGAGGAcgaggcccccgccgcccccggccccgccggccccgaccGGGACGCCCACGACTGGCCCGACGCCGCGGACCAGGACGACGACGAAG GGTTAGTTAAGTTTCAGCCTTCCCTCTGGCCGTGGGATTCGGTGCGGAACAACCTGAGAGGTTCCCTGACGGAGATGTGTGTGCTCTACGACGTCCTCAGCATTATCCGCGATAAAAAATTTATGACTCTGGATCCCGTCCTGCAAGAGTCACTTCCTCCTAAACAG AATCCTCAGACTTTACAGTTGATTTCCAAGAAGAAGTCGCTAGCTGGTGCTGCCCAGATCCTCCTGAAAGGAGCAGACAGGCTGACCAAATCAGTCGCCGAAAACCAGGAAAACAAGTGGCAGCGAGACTTCAACTCTGAGCTTCTGAGGTTGCGGCAACACTGGAAACTGAGGAAGGTCGGAGATAAAATCCTGGGGGACCTGAGCTACAGAAGTGCAG ggtctctctttccccatcacgGCACCTTTGAAGTAATAAAGAACACGGACATTGATCTGGACAAAGTCATACCGGAGGATTACTGCCCCCTCGATGTCCAGATTCCCAGTGATTTAGAAGGATCGGCGTATATCAAG GTTTCTATTCAAAAAAAAGCTCCGGACATCGGTGATCTTGGGACAGTCAACCTCTTCAGGCAACCACTACCTAAACCCAGATCAG GGTCCCCATACTGGCAGACCAAACTGGAGGCCGCCCAGAATGTCCTCTTGTGTAAAGAAATCTTCGCCCAGCTCTCCCGTGAGGCTGTTCAAATCAAGTCACCGATCCCTCACATTGTCGTGAAGAACCAGATTATTTCTCAGCCCTTCCCAG GTTTGCAGCTGTCCATTTCCTTGTGCCACTCCTCCAATGACAAGAAATCCCAAAAATCCGCATCTGATAAGCAAACCCCAGAGGACCATCTTTATGTCTTGGAGCACAATTTGCATCTGCTCATCAGAGAG TTTCACAAGCAGACGCTGAGTTCCAACATGATGCCCCACCCTGCCAGCGCCCCTTTTGGACACAAAAGATTGCGACTCTCGGGTCCTCAGGCTTTTGACAAGAACGAAATCAACTCTTTACAGTCCAGTGAGGGACTCCTGGAGAAGATCATCAAACAGGCAAAGCACATCTTTCTGAGGAGCAG aactGCCCGAACCATCGACAGTTTAGCCAGTCACATCGAAGATCCTCAAATACAGGCACATTGGTCCAACATAAACGACGTATATGAATCCAGCGTGAAAGTGTTAATAACCTCTCAAGGCTATGAACAGATATGCAA GTCCATCCAGCTGCAGTTGAATATCGGAATTGACCAGATCCGGGTGGTCCACCGAGATGGACgagtgattatgttgtctcatCAGGAGCAGGAGTTACAGGATTTTCTCCTGTCCCAG ATGTCTCAGCACCAGGTGCATGCCGTTCAGCAGCTGGCGAAGGTGATGGGCTGGCAGGTGCTGAGCTTCAGTAACCACGTGGGGCTGGGGCCCGTGGAGAGCATCGGCAACGCCTCCGCCATAACCGTGGCCTCCCCCAGCGGGGACTATGCTATTTCAG TGCGGAACGGGCCAGAGAGCGGCAGCAAGGTGATGGTGCAGTTTCCTCGGTGTCAGTGCAAAGACCTCCCCAAAAGCGACGTGTTACAAGACGGGAAGTGGAATCATCTGCGGGGCCCGTTCAAGGAGGTTCAGTGGAACAAGATGGAGGGGCGCAACTTTGTGTACAAAATGGAGCTGCTCATGTCGGCCCTCACCCCCTGTTCGTAA
- the C20H11orf54 gene encoding ester hydrolase C11orf54 homolog, producing MANVERFAFHVPSLEELVGVLQNGLKANFADVQVSVVDCPDLTKDPFTFPAKGICGKPRIADVGGVPYLIPLVNREKIYDMNVVAREMELPGAFILGAGAAPFRTLGVNAEFMPIIQAESEERRAVNGSYIAQINPADGGCLLEKYSEKYEDCDFGLLANLYASQGQPGKVIEVKARGRTGKHNFVTCMRETLGKHYGDKPVGMGGTFVIQKGKAKVHIMPPEFSSCPLNSDEDVNNWLKFFEVKAPLICQTVFVSRDPGFDLRVEHTHCFSHHGEGGHYHYDTTPDTAQYLGYFLPAELLYRIDRPKETHLVGRD from the exons atggccaATGTTGAAAGATTTGCTTTTCACGTCCCAAGTCTCGAGGAACTTGTGGGAG TTCTGCAGAATGGATTAAAAGCTAATTTTGCTGATGTCCAAGTCTCAGTGGTTGACTGTCCTGATCTGACGAAGGATCCGTTCACCTTTCCTGCTAAAG GAATCTGCGGGAAGCCCAGAATTGCAGATGTTGGGGGTGTGCCTTATCTCATACCTCTTGTGAACCGAGAAAAG ATTTACGACATGAATGTCGTGGCCAGGGAGATGGAGCTGCCCGGAGCGTTCATTCTCGGAGCCGGCGCCGCCCCGTTTAGAACGCTTGGAGTAAATGCAGAG TTTATGCCGATTATCCAAGCTGAGAGTGAAGAAAGGCGGGCGGTGAATGGGAGCTACATCGCTCAGATTAACCCAGCAGACGGGGGGTGTCTCCTGGAGAAGTACAGTGAGAAATATGAGGATTGTGACTTTGGGTTGCTGGCGAATCTGTATGCCAGTCAAGGTCAGCCTGGCAAG GTCATTGAAGtgaaggccagaggaagaaccGGAAAGCATAACTTTGTGACTTGTATGAGAGAAACTCTTGGAAAACATTATGGCGATAAACCTGTCGGGATGGGAGGCACTTTTGTGATTCAGAAGGGGAAGGCAAAGGTTCACATCATG CCTCCAGAATTTTCTTCCTGTCCCCTGAACAGTGATGAAGACGTGAATAACTGGCTGAAGTTTTTCGAAGTGAAAGCTCCATTGATTTGTCAAACAGTATTTGTTTCTCGTGACCCG GGCTTTGATCTGCGGGTGGAGCACACCCATTGCTTCAGTCACCACGGCGAAGGCGGGCACTACCACTACGACACCACCCCGGACACGGCACAGTACCTTGGCTACTTCCTACCTGCCGAGTTGCTCTATCGGATCGACAGACCGAAGGAGACCCACCTGGTCGGGCGAGACTGA